From a region of the Egicoccus sp. AB-alg2 genome:
- a CDS encoding ABC transporter permease gives MASPEQGGATPPPATTSSHGFGWYVLRQLGVRLRQLIVLLLVVSTVLFMLLRSTGNPALVMAGENATPQQIAEIEAFYGLDRPLPVQYVTFLSQLARADFGTSFSSNRVALELVLERIPATIQLAVVAIALNLLLSLFIGGFLGARPWRPERRATLVAVLIMQGIPAFVIGLLLIQIFAVQLGWLPSIGNQHPLAALLPALTLASFLLPRTIRLTAANVEDAMSQQYVRTARAGGAPGAVVLWRHAMPNALLGTLALVGVQFGFLMGGSLIVETIFAWPGLGLLLVQGVRSTDFPVIQASVFVIATLVYVINAVVDILFPLIDPRLKARWS, from the coding sequence GTGGCCTCTCCCGAACAGGGAGGGGCCACGCCCCCACCGGCAACCACGTCCTCCCACGGATTCGGTTGGTACGTCCTGCGCCAACTCGGGGTACGGCTGCGGCAACTGATCGTGTTGCTGCTGGTCGTCTCCACGGTCCTGTTCATGCTCCTGCGCTCGACTGGGAACCCGGCCCTGGTCATGGCGGGGGAGAACGCCACCCCGCAACAGATCGCGGAGATCGAAGCGTTCTACGGCTTGGATCGGCCGCTCCCCGTCCAGTACGTGACGTTCTTGTCCCAACTCGCCCGCGCGGACTTCGGCACGTCGTTCAGCTCGAACCGGGTCGCGCTCGAACTCGTGCTCGAGCGGATACCGGCCACCATCCAGCTCGCCGTCGTGGCCATCGCGCTCAACCTCCTGCTCAGCCTGTTCATCGGCGGCTTCCTCGGCGCCCGCCCATGGCGGCCCGAACGGCGCGCCACGCTCGTCGCTGTGCTGATCATGCAGGGCATCCCGGCGTTCGTGATCGGCCTCCTGCTGATCCAGATTTTCGCCGTGCAACTCGGGTGGCTGCCGAGCATCGGCAACCAACACCCGCTGGCCGCCCTTCTGCCCGCCCTCACGCTCGCCTCTTTCCTGCTGCCCCGCACGATCCGGCTGACCGCAGCCAACGTCGAAGACGCGATGTCGCAACAGTACGTGCGCACGGCCCGTGCCGGCGGTGCGCCCGGCGCCGTCGTGCTGTGGCGCCATGCGATGCCCAACGCCCTGCTCGGCACCCTCGCCCTAGTCGGGGTCCAGTTCGGGTTCTTGATGGGAGGATCCCTGATCGTCGAGACGATCTTCGCCTGGCCCGGACTCGGCCTGCTGCTCGTGCAGGGCGTGCGCTCGACCGACTTCCCCGTCATCCAGGCGTCGGTCTTCGTAATCGCGACCCTCGTGTACGTCATCAATGCGGTGGTGGACATCCTGTTTCCCCTCATCGACCCTCGGCTCAAGGCGCGCTGGTCATGA